CCCGACTGGCTGGTTGAAACCGGATCGCCGGCTACCAGCTCAGCCCCTTACTGTGTTTACAACTTGGGGCATGGTCAACCCGTAAAGCTGATGGATTTTATTGCGGCACTGGAAAAAGCGCTGGGCCGGGAAGCCATCAAGAACTACATGCCAATGCAGCCGGGTGATGTATATGCGACGTATGCGGAAACAGAAGACTTGTTTGCTGTGACTGGTTTCCGGCCTCAGGTGAGCGTGGAAGCGGGCGTGCAACGATTTGTTGACTGGTATCTGGATTATTACGGTCAGAGTGCACAGGGAAAGATTGCGGCACACTGAGGCGGTACCGCATATTCAGGATTATTCCGCCAGTTTGTCTCTCAGGGCCTGAGCAATGGTCGGGTGTACGAACTGGTCCACCTGACCCTTGTGCAGTGCGACTTCCTTGACGATGGTTGATGAGATAAATGAGTTCTCTTCGGCCGGGGTCAGGAACACCGTTTCGAGTTCCGGCATCAGGCGGCGGTTCATATTGGCAAGTTGGAATTCATATTCAAAATCCGAGACTGCACGCAGACCGCGCACCAGAATATTGGCCTGATGCTCACGGGCGAAATCAACCAGCAGGCCTGAAAAACCCACAACTTCAACATTCTCCAGGTGGCTGGTGACGGCTTTCGCCAGATTCACCCGTTCCTGCAAATCAAACAGCGGCTTTTTACTCGGGCTGAAAGCGATGCCAACAACCACATGATCGAACATGGCAGCCGCACGCTCGATCAGATCCTGGTGGCCGTTGGTAATCGGGTCAAAGGTACCGGGATAGATTACTCGGGTTGTCATCTCAGCATTCCTTTCTGTATGTCCTGTGAAATTGATGTCGGGCGCCATTCTTTACAAGCTGTTGTAAATGGCTTCGTAGTCTTTGGCTGTCGCTGCAATATCAAACAGCTTCATTTTTTCCTGACCGGCTTCGATATATCGCTCACGGAGAGCACTGTCCCTGGCTACGCGAGCAATGGCTTCTGCCAGTTGCCGGCTGTCTCCGACTGGGATCAGCTCGCCGTTGATGCCATGATCAATAATATCCGGGATACCCCCGGCACGGGTTGCGATCACAGGTAAGCCCGCTTTCATCCCTTCAAGGATCACCGAGCCGAGTCCTTCAGTATGGGAAGGATGTACCTGAAGGTCCGCTGCTGCGAACCAGTCCCCCATGTTCGACTGTTTTCCCATGAAGCTGATATTGGTTAATCCCTGCGCCTGGGCTTCCAGCTCGGCGCGCAGTTTGCCGTCTCCCAGAATGGCAATATGAACCTGAGGTGCCTGTTGTTCAAGCAAACGGGCGGCTTCGATGGTGACATTAAAGCCTTTGTGCTTGAGCAGGTTGGCGGCATGGATGACCAGAAATTTGTCGCTGAACTGGCTGCGGATGGCGTTCACTTCAGTGTCATTGACCGGGTAAACCACGGGTGAACTGGGAATCTTATGCGGCCGTTGATTCGGCACTTTCGCCTGAATACAGTCCACGATGGCCGTGCTCAGACCAATGGTTACGCTGGCATCATGATAGCTTTTTTTCAGTAACCAGCGATCTTTGAGCGGGTTGTCGATACGCCGGGTCACAATGTACGGGCAGTCGAACAGCTTTGACTGAATCCAGGCCCAATAGATAGCCCGTCCTTCGTGGACATGAATTGCCTGACAGTGTTTGGTTATCGCAGCACGATGCCCCAGCAGGAAGTGCTTGATCAGCACCATGCGGCAGCCAAGTGCTTCTGCTTTGGCTGCAAACGGACTACGCGGGTTGGTGACGACCGTCAGTGTATAGCCCATTTTGCGCTGCTGTTTGATCAGTTGCAGCGTCTGCTGCTCGCCACCACTGAAGCCGGTGGCAAGATTCACATGGCAGATGTGCATGTTTAGAGATCCTTGTTAACAAGTGAAAACCGTCCTGAGAGCTTATATCGGAACGGGTGACCAGAACTGTTACCAGACTTTGTTGAAGTCTTCGTTTTCCAGAACTTTGGGATCACGCTGATATTCCAGCAGTTTGGCATATTTCAGGTAGCTGTTCACAGCTGCACTCAGTGCGACGGTCATACCATCCACGCCACCAAGGAAGCCTCTCTGAAACAAATACTTGCGTATGAAAGCACTCAGTCCATGGACAAAGGGCGAAAATGCATTGGCACGTTTCCCTTTTTTGTACATGATTTTGGCAGCCCGGGTACTGAAATTGCGGTTTGGTTTCGCAAATAACTGACCGAGGTTTTCAAACGAATAATGGATAATGTCGTGACTGAGGAGTTTGACATGCTCAGCTTTGACAGAAGCATGCTGTTTGACATCGGCAAAGCGTGTCTTGTTCTTGTTGTATAAACGGGTGCACTGATCCGGATACCAGCCGCAGTGTTTGATCCAGCGGCTGCCGATGTAGTTACGGCGTTTAAAGGCAAAAGCATCAAATGACGTTGAAGTCAGATCCAGTGCTTTGATTTCTTCAATCGCCTCCGGAGTCAGCCGTTCATCAGCATCGATGGATAAAATCCAGTCATTTTTTGCATGCTGCAGTACAACGTTCTTTTGAATGCCATCGCCAAGATAAGGTTGCTCGACAACGATGGCACCGTGTTGACGGGCCAGTTCTACGGTGTTATCGCTGCTGAGTGAGTCGATCACATAAATCTCATCACAGACAGATTGAAGGGATTGAATACATTCAACGATATTTTTGGACTCATTGAGTGTGATGATATTACCAGTGATCATATTGTTGCCTTATTGAGGACATCTCGTAATTAAGTTCGCGCGGTGCCACAGAGAGTAGCAATCACTGTGAGTTAAGGGAATGTTCGGTGACAATTTTATCAAACATCTCAGTTACCTCCGAGACCTGGATTTTAGCCATGGCTTCCAGATTTTTTACCCGGCTGCGCCATGGCAGTTGCTCAGGAGATTGACCGGTTTCTTCCCGGATGCATTCATCGTAAACACTGACTACATATTGCCGGGATAAATAGGGACCGGTTCGTTCAGGGTTATGATGTGCATAGAGGCCAAGAACCGGGGTGCCGACCGCAACAGCCATGTGGGCCGGACCAGTATCCGGGGCACAGACCAGTGCGGCTCTCTGTAAGAGAGCGAGCAGTTGCTTCAGGCTGCTCTGACCAATCAGGTTGTTCACCGGAAAGTCGAGTCTGGCTTCAATCGCATTCCCTAAATCGACCTCAATCTTTGCCGGACTCCCAGCCAGAATCACGGCGAAGCCCTGCTGATGAGCATGCTTTGCCAGCGCTGCATAGCCTTCTGCTGTCCAGTTTTTATAGCCCTTACTGGCCGCCGGGGCAATGACCAGCGTGTTGTCCTGATAGATATGCTGATCCGCCCAGCGCTGGTCTTCTTCCGACAGCGGGATCTCCCAGCTCGGGGTCAGATCGGTCACTCCCAGCGTGGCGGCGAATTGCATAAAACCGTCCAGGACGTGGGGAGCGTCCGGTGATTTTACTTTGACATTGGTGAAGAGCTGCTGCAGATCGCTGCTGCGGGCGGCATCAAACCCCAGCTTAAATTTCGCCTTGATCC
This DNA window, taken from Photobacterium sp. CCB-ST2H9, encodes the following:
- a CDS encoding glycosyltransferase family 2 protein, encoding MITGNIITLNESKNIVECIQSLQSVCDEIYVIDSLSSDNTVELARQHGAIVVEQPYLGDGIQKNVVLQHAKNDWILSIDADERLTPEAIEEIKALDLTSTSFDAFAFKRRNYIGSRWIKHCGWYPDQCTRLYNKNKTRFADVKQHASVKAEHVKLLSHDIIHYSFENLGQLFAKPNRNFSTRAAKIMYKKGKRANAFSPFVHGLSAFIRKYLFQRGFLGGVDGMTVALSAAVNSYLKYAKLLEYQRDPKVLENEDFNKVW
- the coaD gene encoding pantetheine-phosphate adenylyltransferase, with protein sequence MTTRVIYPGTFDPITNGHQDLIERAAAMFDHVVVGIAFSPSKKPLFDLQERVNLAKAVTSHLENVEVVGFSGLLVDFAREHQANILVRGLRAVSDFEYEFQLANMNRRLMPELETVFLTPAEENSFISSTIVKEVALHKGQVDQFVHPTIAQALRDKLAE
- a CDS encoding glycosyltransferase family 4 protein translates to MHICHVNLATGFSGGEQQTLQLIKQQRKMGYTLTVVTNPRSPFAAKAEALGCRMVLIKHFLLGHRAAITKHCQAIHVHEGRAIYWAWIQSKLFDCPYIVTRRIDNPLKDRWLLKKSYHDASVTIGLSTAIVDCIQAKVPNQRPHKIPSSPVVYPVNDTEVNAIRSQFSDKFLVIHAANLLKHKGFNVTIEAARLLEQQAPQVHIAILGDGKLRAELEAQAQGLTNISFMGKQSNMGDWFAAADLQVHPSHTEGLGSVILEGMKAGLPVIATRAGGIPDIIDHGINGELIPVGDSRQLAEAIARVARDSALRERYIEAGQEKMKLFDIAATAKDYEAIYNSL
- a CDS encoding glycosyltransferase family 9 protein; translation: MSLFTSAPESLCILRLSAIGDVCNSIAMAQAIQRQWPETRLTWICGKVEARLLKGLPGIRVIVFDKKQGWQGYKAVWQALKGERFDALLHMQTAIRASIVSLGIKAKFKLGFDAARSSDLQQLFTNVKVKSPDAPHVLDGFMQFAATLGVTDLTPSWEIPLSEEDQRWADQHIYQDNTLVIAPAASKGYKNWTAEGYAALAKHAHQQGFAVILAGSPAKIEVDLGNAIEARLDFPVNNLIGQSSLKQLLALLQRAALVCAPDTGPAHMAVAVGTPVLGLYAHHNPERTGPYLSRQYVVSVYDECIREETGQSPEQLPWRSRVKNLEAMAKIQVSEVTEMFDKIVTEHSLNSQ